The window AAATTGGGCTATTCCAGACAGGCGATCGCAGAGGTGAACCATAAAGCCATTGCCTTACTGCATGACATTCGCGATGAGTATGAAACAGCGACCACACCGATTGTGATTAGCGGCTGCATCGGCCCCAGAGGCGATGGCTATAACCCCGCAACTTTGATGGAAGCGACAGAGGCAACAGATTACCATACGCTGCAGGTCGCCGTCTTCAAAGAAGCCGGAGCCGATTTGATAACGGCCATCACCATGAACTATGCAGAAGAAGCGATCGGCATCGTCCAAGCCGCAAAAGCAGCCTACATGCCCGTGGTGATTGCATTCACAGTGGAAATCGATGGCTGTCTGCCGACCGGGCAATCCCTCAAAGCGGCCATTGCTCAAGTCGATGCGGCTACCGATGGCGCTCCGCTTTATTACATGATCAACTGCGCTCATCCGCTTCACTTCATCAATGTGCTGACTGCAGGCGAACCCTGGCTGAATCGAATTGGCGGCATTCGCCCCAATGCCTCTACCCTGAGCCATACCGAGTTGGATGAAGCAGAAACCTTAGATGAGGGCAACCCTGTGGAACTGGGTCAGCAATGTATGGTGCTGAAGCACATACTTCCTTCTCTGCGCGTCTTGGGAGGCTGCTGCGGAACTGACCATCGCCATGTTGAGGAAATCTATGCTGCGGCCACGGAAGCTGCTGACACAAAGCCCAAACATCTGAAGCTATGGCGCTCTCAGGCTGCTTAAGCAGACCGTCATGAGGATGTCATCCCGCTGATCCCCCTTTAGCCGCATGGCGCTGACTTACGCCTTTATACATTGCCGCAAGCCTGGATATTAGTAGGTAGGCACTGCCCCTTAAGTCAGCGTCATCTACCCTGATCTCATTCACTACCGTGACTGATGTTGGTTTAACTCATGTCGCACTCCCAGTCTCAGATATGGCGCGGAGTGTCGAATTCTATATCACCTATGCCGCAATGCAGGTAGTCCATCGCCGTGTCGATTCAGAAACCGGAGTCACGGTTGTCTGGCTATCGGATCACACCCGTCCTTTTGTGATTGTGTTGATTCAGAACAGCCTGCACCTATAGCAGTATGCAGGCTAATCAAGCACACTCTAGACCCCAAACCCTAGACCCTGTCTTAACCCAGATGTACTGGACTCCACTGAACAGGGCCATACCTCAGCAATTGGGGATCTTCAGAAATTAGAGATTTGTAACCGTGCATTCTCAAGATAAGCGGAAAGCCGCGATCGCCAGGCATCCCCAACCGATTAAAAAAGCAACGCCTCCCAGTGGCGTCACCGGCCCCACAGCCTTAACCCCTGCCAGACTAATCAGATAGAGGCTGCCAGAAAACAACACAACCCCGACAACGAACGCCCAACCCGCTACCGTCAACCAGGGAATCGCCTGTTTCACTGTGCCTAACAGCAACGCCACCCCAAACAACGCCAAGGCATGATACATCTGATAACGCGCTGCCGTGCCAAACACCTCTAAGGCACGCTCCGTGAGGCGACTTTGCAACGCATGACTCGCAAACGCGCCACCAGCCACGGATAGCCCCCCTAAAATCGCCGCGATCGCAAGAAAAATCTGCATAGCTCCTTTATCCCTCAGATGCCGCTATCGTAGCCCGCATGACCCACTCGCACTCCACCCCAGGGAAAACAGCTGCCCCTTAGCTCCAGCACAGCCCCTCCCTTGGCGCATTCACCCTCACCCATAAAAAGGATGCCGGGCTACGGATTGCAGACGATAGTAAAATTCCGACGATTCTGGTGGAGGCACAAACTTACGAATCGGTTCGGGTTGGTTATGAATCGGTTCCGATGGATTACGCAAGGGGTCTTCTGCTTGGTTAAAGGCAGGCGAGTGCACCGTAATCATTGGGGAGGGCGTAGATTCAGAAGGCAATACTGGCCCCAGTCGGGTAGGAACCTGCGCCTGAGGCAGACTAGCGTCTTCCACAGCAGAGGAGGTCTCGGCAGCGTCAGTCGCCGCCGCCGGATCCGGGCATAGTGGCTCTGCAGTCCCAGGGTCAGCAGCAGTCGAGGCTGATACTGACGGCGTATCCGGTCGAGTCGGAGAATTGGGAAGTCGTTTACTGGCAGGCTCTTTTTGCGGCGTGAGTAACTCTGAAGGACGCAGGGTCGTCATCGGGGCATATTTGCTGGCCGTTGGATCCACTGGCCCAAAAACAACCCGCTCAAACTCATGATTAAAATGCCGCAGAGGATGCCCCCGGCGCTTCCAAACCCGTAAAATCTGTTCTACGGATAGAGCCTTATAGCGCCCCTGATAGAGCGCCTCGACCACTGCAGAGCGAATCCAACTCGACTCAGCATCGAGTTGCTTTTGCCAAATGACAATCAGCTTCTCAGGGGAATATCCTCCCAGGTCAAAGCTGTACTCCTGCAGGAGCAAACAGGCTTGTTCAGCGTCTCGATCCAGTCCCGTCGGTGGATTCATGGCATCAATCGTTGGCGTTGAATGATCACGGGTATAGAACAGAGAATCTTTATACGATATTGCATATTAGCGAACCTCACTCGCTTCCGCTGTATCGTCGCCCAGATCTATCGCCTTGCTCAGTTGGGTTCAGTATATCTAGGTCAAGGCAGGACCGAGGGTTTGGGGTCGTGGGCGTACTTTATCTGAATGCAAACCGCTACCTGGGCCTGTGTAGACCTCCCGTCGCGTTAGAGTGAAGAGTCTCAAGAGATTTGCGACGGCATGTATCAGGATAGCTGGTTAGCAACATTGCGACGGCATCGCGCGATCGCGGTCATTCGGGCCTCTCACCTAACCACAGGGTTAGCCATGGCTCAGGCCGTCATGCTGGGGGGGTTTCGGCTCATTGAAGTAACGTGGAATAGCGATCGCCCCGCCGAACTCATTCATCGTTTACGGCACTCCCTGCCCCAAGACTGCCAGGTTGGCGCCGGAACCTTACTCTCTCCTCAGGCTTTAAAGGAAGCCATTACCGCAGGGGCACAATTTTGCTTTACGCCCCACACCGATACAGCCTTGATCCACCTCGCTCAAACCCAGACTATCCCGATTATTCCTGGAGCCTTGACCCCCACAGAAATCGCCTTAGCCTGGCAATCAGGCGCCAGCAGCGTGAAAGTGTTTCCGTCTCAATCGCTGGGGGGCGCTGCCTATATTCGCCATTTGCAAGGCCCCCTCAGCCATATCCCCCTCATCCCAACCGGGGGAGTCACAGTAGAAAATGGTCAGGCTTTTCTAGCAGCTGGCGCGATCGCGGTAGGCATGTCCAGCAGCTTATTTCCTAAACCCTTAATGCTCAATCAGGATTGGACCGCCATTCAACAGCGATCACAGACCTTCCTTAAAACACTTAAGCCTGAAAACTGCGATCGCAATTATTCAACAGCCAGCCAATAATTCCTTATCATCACAAGCCAAAACCGAAAACAGTCAGCGCATTTTCACCTCACCCGCAATCATACTTAAAAGCTTCTACTTATCAACCCATATATAGCAGGCAAAAATTAGGTTGAGATACTTAGAAAGCTATGTACCTCTCGCAGCCAGCATTTCATTCCGCCTTCTGAATTTCCTTTTCTATCTTTTGCCGAAAGAAAGCAGAAATCCTTCTAAAACAAGAGCAAAGAACTCAGTAACTCTAACCAAAGATCCCCAAGAATACACCCATTACGTCAGAGAAAGCATCCAGGAAGGCTCTTTCCATTCCGGGAAAGACTCTCAAAGCTTCAGTAATATCTTTGAAATCTTATTAATTGAGCTATTTGAATCTTAGAAACATCTAAGCTCAATCCATATATTTACTGATTTTAAATCCGATTTTTCTTATTCATTAATTCATTGGAATTTCACCCAATCTCATCAGTTTTCAGATTAAGCTTTTGAAAGACTGAAGCAAGTTTATCTTGCGAATTTGATTGGCCTTGATCACTATGCAAATGATCATTCAGTCAACGTCTGTTGGGTGTTCAGCCGGGCTCTAAGTTTTCAACCTTCAAGAGCTGCATTTTGTTTACTAGAACGTATGGAATTCACAAGCAATGAGATTCTCTTCCTTTAAATTAGCGATCGGTATTTCTGTCCTTTCTGTAGTCGGATCCATGGGTTCCACCGCAATGGCAGCAGGGTTCACGGCTGACAGCTTAAATGGGCCTTCTCTGGTTTATTCCGAGTCTGGCGGCCTCACATCTCTAGATCCCAACGGTGACTACCAGTCAGCTTTAGACGGCCAAGGCAATGTAGAACTAGGCGGTCAAACAACCAGTTCCAGCGTGGCTGATTTTGACAATGCCACAGTACTGACCGGTTCTTTTGCTGATGGCACTCAGGCAACCTTCAGCAGCTTGACCCGGTCAGACTGGTTTGGGACAGATGGTGTCACTAGCTATGGTGAAAACGATTTAGCAAACCAGTGGTTTGGGGGCCTGCTTTCTGACGGCGGCTTAGGCGCTCGCTTGGCCCAGTTCAATATCATGGCATCAGCATTCAGCATGCCAACCTACTCCGAAAGTGATGTGTTTGGTGCGTTCACTGCCATGGGTGGGTTCCAGCGTTTCAGTGATCCAAACATTGACTCTGTGAGCCAAAACGGTAACGACCTCACCATTGAGCTAGCAGGCCACATGGATGCGGCTTATCCCGTCAGCCAGTTTGCCCCTGAGTTAGCAAACTTCTTCCGCGGGATTCAAATCAGCGAGGTGCTGCGCGTCGATTATGATGGGGCCACTCAATACCTTTACAGTTTTGCGGGTGATGCTTCTGGCGTCATGAGCGATGACCAAACCTTCTCCCATACGGGCACTTTCAAAGTCACTGCTGAGGGATCTGATGAGGTTGCTGACGTGCCCGAACCCGCAACGGCCCTAGGTTTGCTGCTCGTAGGCATTGCCGGGTTGGGTTCAGCTCGCAAAACTCTGGCCGCTTAAACCATAGCTTTAGCCATTTGGGTTAAGACACCGAGTAGCCTTCTAGTGCTCGGCGTATAACCCAGTGGCTCGCCGTTTTGTCTCAACGGAACTGGCGACAGCCACACCATAGGTTTCTGTCATTTATAAAGCCCTTGATTGCTGCAGTCAGGGGCTTTTTCTTGATTATGAGGAAATCCATTCTGCTGTGTAGCCATCATTGATAGAGGCCGTAAGGACAGCCACTTTGCTCTCTCTACAGAGAGTCTAGCTCCCTAGCTTGAACGCTTCCACAAAGAGGCCATAAATGAGGCCAATCTTCAGCGCATTCATGATCTCTAGAAAGAGGCTATTCTGCTGATCTGTCTTCTTTGGAGGACGACGATACACTAGCCAGCTAATAAACTCGACAGCAATAAGCAAGATGGCCGAAATCACGACGTCTAGCTTTGCAGCTTGCCCAGCAACGGAAGAAATGGTGATTGCGAAAAAATTGCCAAATAGCAGCCCAATCACCACTAAAGACAGGCGCCGCCAGGGGTTAAACACCCAACGATCAAATCGAGTGGTCGTTGTTTCAATCAGGGTGGCTAGGCGGGTTCGTTGCATAGGGGCTATTCTTGCACGGACAAATCACAGGCTGGGTGAATTCCCCCCTGGACACAAATGAAGGCCAGCTGCTCAGGCCCCAGGTTGCGTGCCTTGCTAAAGTCTACCCCGGCGAGTTGGTTTCCTCGTGAGAGATCGGGAACCTCTGCGACAAAATCCCGTTCAGACGGCCCTTCAGGGGCCGTCAAGATCGCGCCTGCCAAGTCAGCCCCTTGCAGATCAGCACCCTCTAGCCACACATCTCGCAAATCAGCATCCTTGAGGATAGCGTTACTGAGATTCGCTCCCCGCAGGTTAGCCCCTGGCAAGCGTGCTCCAGTGAAATCGGCATTTTCTAAGGTTGCGTTGGTGAGATTAGCATCAGCTAAATTGCTGGATTGAGCAGAGGCCCCCCGTAGCATGGCCCCCGACAGCTTGGCCCCAGCAGCATTAATGCCAGAGAGCCTGGCAGCTTCTAGATTTGCATCCTGCAACTGCGCTTCGGTTAAATCCGCTTTAGAGAGGCGAGCTTCGACTAGCTGGGCCTGGCTTAAATCGGCCTGAATCAAGCGGGCTTGTTCGAGATTAGCTCTGGTTAAATTGGCTAACGTCAGGTCAGCATTATTGAGGGTAGCCCGCAATAGACTCACACTGACAAGGCGGCTGAGGGATAAATTTGCGCTCGTTAGGTCGGTATCAGTTAAGTCTGCACCACTGAGATCGGCGGTTCTATCGTCATAGGTATCGGGATGGTTATCTTCACCAGGGTTGTAGAACTGTGCCCCTTGCAGCTGAGCCCGGTTCAACACGGTTCCTTGCCACTGAGTACCCGAGAGATCTTGTTTTCTCAGCACCAGGGTAAAGTCACCATTTCCACCGACCAGGTGCCCAAGGTGCAAGTCACTCAGGTTCAGGGGATAGGGGCGATCGCCGTGGTTTAGCACGACCAACTTGGCCAAGATCCGATTGACCGTTTGGAGGCGAATAATCAGAGGCTGTCTCAGGGCAGGGTCGCTCTGCATTGCGAAGTCAACCTTGAGGCTCTGATTGAGGCGACGCAGGTAGGGCACTGCCTCAAATCCTCGTGACACCAGGGCTTGTTGTAGAGCATCCAGCCACTGGGGATCTTCCGTCTGAGCAATCAGGTCAACCAGCAAGGGGGCCACGCGATCGTCTGGAAGGTTACCCAGGGCCAGCACCGCAGCCCGCTGGGCCGCCGCATCTATTTCAGGATTTGTCAGGGTTGAAACCAGATTGACATAAAGCGCTTCTTCCGGATCATCGACCTGGGAAATTGGCCCCACAAGGTGATAGCTTCCAATGCCAGCCAAGCCTCCCAAAACTAAAAGCAGGCCCAAACCCAGGCCAATGCCAGATGGTCGCATGCGGGTATGACCCCAGTCAGGCCCCATCGGATTCAAGACAACAGAGGTGAGTCCACCCTGGGTATCTGCCCAAGCGAGTGCTTCACGCGGGTTGCGAACGGGAAGCGGGTCGGCCTCTTCATTCCAGAGGCTAGAGAGACGAATAATGGCCCCCGTTTCTTGATCGACAACGCAGGTGCCCGCTAACCAGTCATGCCAGGGACGTCGAGGCCGATTGCCCAACCCCGTTAGGCTCTCACCGACCAAAGCGAGGAGGCCCAACCCACCTAGAATCACCACGCCTGGGAAGGCACCGCTGAATTGCCAAACACCATAGGCAGCGACTAGCGGCCCTCCCCATTTTCCCAAGCCCTCTCGCATCAGAGCGCGGCGCCAACCGGGCATTTTTCCATTCAATGCCAGCACTTGTACCCCCAGCCACTGTTTCGGCCAGCTTCTGCCGTAGCGACCCATGCTATAGACATGGGCGATCGCCAGCACCAGGGGTAACCCTAACGAGGCAGACCACAACACGTTCGTTAAGGGCGTCACCTTTTCCGGCAGCGATCGCGGGGACAACCCTAAACTTTTGGCGATCGTCGTTTGCGCCACTGTCAGGGTCGGCGTTAAATCAGCTGTGGGCGCTTCGGTCGTCTGGTTAAGCTTGCCCCCCAGGTAAAGTGGCCCGGCAACACTCGCAGCCACAATCGTGACCTCTAAACTCCACGCCAACAATCGACGTCCCAAAGTCGGCACAGACTGAGCTAAAGACAAGACCGGAACGTCGGCAGAGTTCACTTCAGGGTGGGGAGGCTGGCGCCGCGAAAAAGCACTCATATCTGAAACAGGCAGGTTCTATAGACCTTGTTTTAGCACTGTTACCAAGATTGTGAGCATTCTGAGACAAATTATGAGATCGACTCAATGCCTTTGGCAGGCTAAGACAGCTGAGGCAGACCCCGCACATTGAACGCGGTCTGCAAATCCTGCCGCTAACGCCAACCCCTTAATAAAGGGGTGCAGATTCTCCATGGACGCTACTGCTAGTGTTTAGGTGGAATACAGCCCCGTACAGTTTGGTCAAGGACATCTCTTGGTTGGAGGGAATCGGGAGTGCTTGATGCGACTGCACATATTCAGTAACGCTGGCGATGGCGCGATCAGTAGTCAGTGGCACCAAGGGAGTAGAGCATCTGCTGTTCAGAGTCGGTGAGCCCCATACAACCGCCGATGCGCATACCCTCGTAGGGGCGATCTACTCGGAGCTGGCCTTGTAGGTGCCCGGATGCCAGCGACCAAATGTTGATTTCTCCATCTTGGCTGGCACTCACGAGGGACTGTCCATCAGGGCACACACTCACATGCCAAATCGTTTCATCCTGGGGCGGGAGGCTAATGCGACAGGTATTCGTGTCCAGATCCCAGATTTCTAGGGACTTTGTGTCACTGACGATCGCCAGTGGACGGTTCTGATCATCTCGCGTCACTGCGTGGATCAGGCGATCGCTCTGCTGCCAGCACTGGATACAGGTTTGCTGAGCCACATCCCAACAGCGCACGGTGCCATCATAGCTGCCGCTATAGAGAGTTTTTCCATCCCCTGAAACGCAGAGGGTATGAACTCGACGGCGATGTTCTGCCAGGTTAACAATGAAATTACCGTCATCGTCCCACCCTTGCACTGTGCGATCGCGGCTACCCGTAAACACCCGCTGACTATCTGGAGAAAACGCCAGCGCCATCACTTTGTCAGCATGGGTCTGGTTTTTTTGCCAGCGCACCCCTCTATCCGTTAGGCTCCATAGCGCCACGGTACCGGTCGCATCCCCAGCCGCTAAATAATGTCCATTGGGGCTCAGGGCTAAGGCCGTGATCCGGCGAGGCAGATGAATAGAGACCGCTAGCCACTGCCGCTGCTCTCCCTGCCAAACGTGCACAATGCCCGCTTCAGTACCCAGTGCCCAATGACCCCCTTGGGCACTGGTCGCAACGGCACTAATGAGCGTGTCGCTCGGCACCTGCAGCCGTTCATGGGGCAGCCACCGATCCATCGTTGCTGCCGGACGCCAACAGCGCAGGGTCTGATCATCGTGGCCACTTAAGAGCTGTAGGGGGGTAGTCGCTAAGGCTAACCTCACGGCTGGATGGCGATCGCTGCGCCAACTGCGCAAACATTGACCTGACTTGACTTTCCAGAGCTGCACCGTATAGTCACACCCGGCCATCAGCTCTTTACTGTTGGGGCTAAATACTAGCGATTCAATCGGTGCCCGAACATCTGAAATCTGGTAGCAGCACTCCTTTGAAGACACATCCCAAACAGAGAGGGTATTACTCACATCACTCGCCGCTAGATACCGCCCATTAGGGCTCAGGGCCAACGCCATGAGCATATCGCAAGGTTCAGCCACCACCCGCAGAGGGCGAGCCGATTGGATGTCCCAGATCACAATTTGCCCTTCGTCACGCCCGGCGACAACAGCTTGGATGCCCGAGTCTACCAGGGTAGGGAGGTATAAAACAGTTCCTAACCAGGAGGTCACTCGCCCTTGAAAACGATGGAGCATCTTCCCGGTTTGGGCTTCCCACTCCACAGCTGCACAATCTTGCCCACAGGTCGTTAACCAGCGACTGCAGGGGCTAAAGGTAATCGCGGTGATGGCAGCTTCATGGGCAGCCGTGCAATGAATTTGTTCGCCTGAGGCCAGTCGCCACACATATAGATCACCCGCTTCATCACCGCCCGCGAGCAGCTGTTTATCCGGGCTAAATGCAAGCGCTCGCAGGGAAATTTCTGCAGTAGCAGTAAACAGCTCCGGGCCATACTCAGACCGTAAATCCCACAGGCGCACCCGACCATCTTGGCGACCTTCTGCCAGAGTACAGCCATCATCGCTGAAGGTGATCGCAGCAACAGCTTCCGGCACATTAAACATGGCTCGCTGTAAGCGCCCGTCTTGGATATTCCATAGCAGCAAGCGACCATCTTGATCGCCGACCGCGACTTGCTTTTGATCAGGGCTAATCGCAATGACCGGTGCTTGCCCCAGGGGCTTGGCAAGCAGAGTTTGGGAAAAATCAGCCCCGGTAAAGGCCACCCCTTGGAAACAGTCTGATTGCAGATCGGCTTCTCGAAGCACTAGCCCTTGACAGTCTGCAGTCACCAGGGATACTTGCCAATACTGAGCCAAATTGATCAGATTCCCGGCGCTGTAGCCCCCTGGAATAGACTGGTTGGCAAATTTTCGACTCAGCTGCAAGGCTTGCTGTAAAAAGATCTCCTGGTCAGATGCGAGCGGTAAGTTGGCTGAGAGAATCGCCGCGATCGCCTGGAGTATGGTCTGCTTTTGCCATTGGCGAACCGTTTCAGGGGCATCTGATTGCACCAGGGGATAGCGGTGTAGCGTCTCTAAGCGCTGGGTTTCATCCGCAGCTTGAAATGTTTCAATGAAGCGATCGCACACATATCGACTCAGCAATTCAGGCAGCGCCAACTCCCAACGGGGCTCATGATGCACCAGAGAGCGACATACCCCGCGATCGCAGAGAGACTCAATTGCAGCCAGTGGCATCGGAATCCCCAGGTAATCACTGAGTTGAGACAGCGAAAGCGCCTCGCAGCTAATCGTCAGCCAGGTCAAAATATGCCACTCAATTTCTGATAGGGGAGCCAGCCAAGCCTCTAGATAGGGCCGCACTAAGCGGCTATCTTGCTCTAGGGCAGAGAGACAAGCGGCCAAGTTATTTGCAAAGGGGGGCAGACGAGGCACAATGCCCTGCATCAGAAAGGGGAGACCCCCATAGCGATCGCGCAGGTATTGCCAATCGACATCGGTGGCAAATAAATCGGAGGGCCAAAAGGCTAAGGCAGAAAGCTCAGTCTGGTTCAGCCCCTCAACGGCATGTAGACGACTGCTCGACCCTGCAACATGGGCCGAAGACCGAGGCAGCTCACGACCGAC is drawn from Leptolyngbya sp. SIO1E4 and contains these coding sequences:
- a CDS encoding homocysteine S-methyltransferase family protein: MARHRHHLPQMGNDLFLTDGGLETTLIFQEGLNLPEFAAFDLLKNAFGYEALHKYFRTYAELAKAYKTGCILESATWRASPDWGIKLGYSRQAIAEVNHKAIALLHDIRDEYETATTPIVISGCIGPRGDGYNPATLMEATEATDYHTLQVAVFKEAGADLITAITMNYAEEAIGIVQAAKAAYMPVVIAFTVEIDGCLPTGQSLKAAIAQVDAATDGAPLYYMINCAHPLHFINVLTAGEPWLNRIGGIRPNASTLSHTELDEAETLDEGNPVELGQQCMVLKHILPSLRVLGGCCGTDHRHVEEIYAAATEAADTKPKHLKLWRSQAA
- a CDS encoding DUF423 domain-containing protein, giving the protein MQIFLAIAAILGGLSVAGGAFASHALQSRLTERALEVFGTAARYQMYHALALFGVALLLGTVKQAIPWLTVAGWAFVVGVVLFSGSLYLISLAGVKAVGPVTPLGGVAFLIGWGCLAIAAFRLS
- a CDS encoding bifunctional 4-hydroxy-2-oxoglutarate aldolase/2-dehydro-3-deoxy-phosphogluconate aldolase produces the protein MYQDSWLATLRRHRAIAVIRASHLTTGLAMAQAVMLGGFRLIEVTWNSDRPAELIHRLRHSLPQDCQVGAGTLLSPQALKEAITAGAQFCFTPHTDTALIHLAQTQTIPIIPGALTPTEIALAWQSGASSVKVFPSQSLGGAAYIRHLQGPLSHIPLIPTGGVTVENGQAFLAAGAIAVGMSSSLFPKPLMLNQDWTAIQQRSQTFLKTLKPENCDRNYSTASQ
- a CDS encoding NF038130 family PEP-CTERM protein is translated as MRFSSFKLAIGISVLSVVGSMGSTAMAAGFTADSLNGPSLVYSESGGLTSLDPNGDYQSALDGQGNVELGGQTTSSSVADFDNATVLTGSFADGTQATFSSLTRSDWFGTDGVTSYGENDLANQWFGGLLSDGGLGARLAQFNIMASAFSMPTYSESDVFGAFTAMGGFQRFSDPNIDSVSQNGNDLTIELAGHMDAAYPVSQFAPELANFFRGIQISEVLRVDYDGATQYLYSFAGDASGVMSDDQTFSHTGTFKVTAEGSDEVADVPEPATALGLLLVGIAGLGSARKTLAA
- a CDS encoding DUF565 domain-containing protein, which produces MQRTRLATLIETTTTRFDRWVFNPWRRLSLVVIGLLFGNFFAITISSVAGQAAKLDVVISAILLIAVEFISWLVYRRPPKKTDQQNSLFLEIMNALKIGLIYGLFVEAFKLGS
- a CDS encoding pentapeptide repeat-containing protein produces the protein MSAFSRRQPPHPEVNSADVPVLSLAQSVPTLGRRLLAWSLEVTIVAASVAGPLYLGGKLNQTTEAPTADLTPTLTVAQTTIAKSLGLSPRSLPEKVTPLTNVLWSASLGLPLVLAIAHVYSMGRYGRSWPKQWLGVQVLALNGKMPGWRRALMREGLGKWGGPLVAAYGVWQFSGAFPGVVILGGLGLLALVGESLTGLGNRPRRPWHDWLAGTCVVDQETGAIIRLSSLWNEEADPLPVRNPREALAWADTQGGLTSVVLNPMGPDWGHTRMRPSGIGLGLGLLLVLGGLAGIGSYHLVGPISQVDDPEEALYVNLVSTLTNPEIDAAAQRAAVLALGNLPDDRVAPLLVDLIAQTEDPQWLDALQQALVSRGFEAVPYLRRLNQSLKVDFAMQSDPALRQPLIIRLQTVNRILAKLVVLNHGDRPYPLNLSDLHLGHLVGGNGDFTLVLRKQDLSGTQWQGTVLNRAQLQGAQFYNPGEDNHPDTYDDRTADLSGADLTDTDLTSANLSLSRLVSVSLLRATLNNADLTLANLTRANLEQARLIQADLSQAQLVEARLSKADLTEAQLQDANLEAARLSGINAAGAKLSGAMLRGASAQSSNLADANLTNATLENADFTGARLPGANLRGANLSNAILKDADLRDVWLEGADLQGADLAGAILTAPEGPSERDFVAEVPDLSRGNQLAGVDFSKARNLGPEQLAFICVQGGIHPACDLSVQE